The DNA region CTTCACTCACCAATAACTGAGCCTTATGATCTAAGACACTTAAGGAAAAACCTCCCAATTGAGGATGCTTGGCCAAAGCACTATCTTTCACTTTCGGTTGCATTTCAAAAGAAACTCCGGATAAGTTCTTTTTTCTAAAGACCGAGTTAACATGAGACACTTTTGACGCATCAGGAAATTCGATATTTTTCAGAAATCCATCAACGGAAACTTTTAGTTTTTCGCTGCTTTTATTTTCAACAGTGTATTTAATTACGGTGACCGGGTTTGCAGAACTACGGACGCTCAAGGGCACAAAAGGGGAAAAAACTTCTGCATTTACCTGCAAAGGAATATCACTGTTTTTACTTCTGTATTGAATTTGGGCCATTGGGTACTCGCCAATAAAACGAATATCGTCAAAATCACTGTTATTCAATTCAAAGGTGCTTTCAGAACCCTTTTCAGTCTCAATTTTTAGGGAAAAGGAGTTTTCTATTTTGGATGTGGGCATCTCAGGATGCAGGTAATTGTACCCTGTTGATAAACCATGACCACTATTCGGTCGTTCTAAAACATTATAGACCGATTCGGTAAAGGCTAGCCTTCCATCGGAGGTTACATTGACTTGTCCAGCGCCGATTCCACCACAAGGCATGTAAATATAATTAAGCTCATCGCCCGTATATATTTTACGTTCCCCTTTTTCGTATAGCGATTTCACCCAGATTGAATCGAGGTTCTTTTCTAAAGGAATATAAGGTACTTGCTCTTGAGCAAAACTTTTAAGAAAACCGGATATAAAAATCAGGATTAGCCAATAACGGACACACATCTGAACTTCGCTTTTTTCAATATTCATGTAAATACGGTACTTCTATTTTAAATATGGATTAAATCAAATTTTAGTTGATCGCAAAAACTATACGCTGAAGCCTAATTGGCATTTTTAAAGTGTATTTGCAGCGATTGATTTTCCTCAAGTAGAATATCATCTTGCAACGTTACCACTACCTTATCTAGACTCTGATTGAACTCAAAGTTTTTCAATTCTCTCCCATTGACATTTAACACGGCCTGAGCGACCCCAAAATTGACCGGTACCTCAAACGCGAGCATTTTCAATTTTACTTGACCGTGTTTTATGCCGATTTGTACCTGCTGTTCTTTTTTAGCTATTTTTTGCTCAAAAGTGCCCCAACCTTGTGCTGTAGTGAAAGGTGCTTTAAAATCCGTAGGTGTGATTTTTGGTGCAAAACCAATGTAACCTTTAGGTCCGTGGTATTCAAACCCGGTGGCCGCAATAAATACACCGTAACTGGCCATAGACCGCGAATAATGTATTCCCCATTCTACTTCACACCACGGGTTTCTTTTTGAACCATGATATCTATTATTATGCATATACCAAGTATGTGCCAATGAACGCAACGGCATCTCATGTGACATCATCAAATGAGAGAGGGCATATTCGTATCCGTTTTGACTTTCGTTATTGTAAGCTGCAAATCTAGGATTGCCTTTTTCCAACACCTCAGACCCGCCATTAGGCCAAGTACAGGCAACGAATCCTCCTTCACCTGTCATGGCATACCATCTGCCTGCCGGTTTAATTTCACGGTATGGGCCTACATCAGTGGTAAAGTTAAATTTCCACAAACTATTTAGCGCCTCGGTTACTTTACTTGAATCGATAATTTGGCCAAGACCTAATTGATAGGCCCAGCTTTGACCGTATAATTGACTGTATTCACATCCGTTATAAACCCCCGGTGAGTGAGGGTGTTCTGGATCGCCTTTTTGAATAAAATATTCACCATTGAACAAATTATTTTCAATAAAATGCTTTCCCTTATCGGCAAGAGAAATACAAAATTGGGCATACGCCTCATCTTTCATTTCTTGTGCCATAACGGCCATTGCACGTAAGGCTGACTGGTATTGTAAACTCAACCATGTAATTTCTCCGTACCAATCAGCATCTAGAGTATTGTGCTGGGGGCCACTTAGAATACCATCATGATTATCATCATTGGCATTTATAAGTCCGTTCATTACCGTCTTAATTCCATCGTAATTATTCTTTAAAAACTGATTATCGACGGAAGATTGATGGGTCAAGAGCGACCTTTGCACCAAACCAGATTGGCCATCAACGGCCATACCGTTACCCCAGCCTTCTCCCATTTTGGTTCGCCCCCTAAAATTAACAACACCGGAGGGGAACAGACCACCATCAGGGAAAGAGGAAAAATCAGTATGTTCTCTCAAACTAATCTCTAATTCCGGAAATAAGCGACCCATTGCCTGAACATAGCTCCAAACATGGGTACAGGTTCCTAAACCTTGATACCCGCCTTCAAAACCATAAAATTGACCATTCTCAAAAATATGGCTTGTACTACTGGCAAGAATGGAAGTATTTAAAAACGTTCTGTCTAAAAACCAGTAAGGTAAAGTTGAGTCATACCAGGTATCTCGCCAAAGTTTGGTTTTCGCGGATAGTCTTTTGAAATCAGACACAATGCCAGTTGCCACCTCATCAGCGTCATTGAAGGCATTATTATAAGACTTACCCTTTTTATCAATTATTTGGGCTACTTGACTATTGGGAAAATACCAAGTTAAAACAAAACTTACCTTTTTAGATTCTTCAGGTTTTAAAGTCAGCTTCTTAATCAATGCACCTACTAAAGGTTTCTGGTTATTTTTACTGGAAGCGCTGAGTTTACCATTTTCAACGAAGAGACTTTCGTCAAGTCTGGTTACGTCAATAGCACTAACCGCATAACTATTGGCACCACCTTCAAGTAAGGTCAAACCCATAGACCCGTAGTCATATTTATTCACCAATGTATCACTTTCATTCTCGATTACCGAGCTACAGTTCAACCGCAAAGTTTTATCTGAACTTTTAGCTATTTTATTTTGAAGCTCAATGGTGTGACTACCACGAGTCTCAATAAATACTGCATTTTCTAACCACCCTCCAAGTTCAACATCCAAATCATGATCGGATTCATTGGTAATGGTAAAATTGAATATCGTAGCCGGAAAACTAGACGATTCGACATCTAATGGCAGATAGGGCGAAAAGGCCTCTAAGCTCAATGTTACTGGCAGTTCATTGTCTGCATACTTGACTTCACCAATGGGATACTGACCCTTAAACTGAATATCGGAAATATGGTCACGATCAAGTTTTTTTATGATTGCCTTAGCCCCATTTCTTTTGACCTTTACGGCAAAACCCTGCTCAACTTCGTGCGTGCCATACTCGCCTTCTTCACTTCTTTTGTAGGGATGTTCATAGGCTTCCTCACCTTTTAATTGTCCTTTTTTGTAATTGGTATTGAAAATATCCCAAAACCAAAGTTTTCCATCTCCACCCAAATACAGCTGCCCAGCACCTATACCTCCTATGGGCATGCCTATAAACTCAAAGTTGTTTGAGTTTTCTTTGGTATAAATTAGAGGCTCTCCCCTTTCTACCAATTGTGCCTCGAAATTTTCAGGAAAATTTTTGACCACAGGAGTTTTATCAGAATTCAACTCTAATTGATCCTTCGTTATGGTACTTTGTGAACGAACGCACAAGGCGCAGCAAAATAAAACACCTAGTACTAAAATTTTATGTTTCATAATAATTTTTTCTTGATTTTATGACTTTTGATAGATAGGAATTAAAGGCAGTCCGCCGTTTTTTCAATCACTAATTTACCACCCCGGATTCTGCTCTATGCCCATTAATTCTACCTGTTGTGTGGGTAGAGGGAATAAATAGTGTTTTTCTTCAAACCTTCTATTTGCGGAAAATTGCCATACATAAAAACCATTTTCGTCGAAACGTTCCAGCTTATCATAATCAGGATCATCCGCATAGGCCGTATTATCGTACAGAATTCCCCTGAGCGACTTTGGCAATTCGGTTTCGGCAGTTTTCCACCTCTTTAAATCTTCTAACCTAAAACCTTCCATAAATAATTCAACAGTACGTTCCCTTCTAATTTCTTCACGCATATCAAGGGCATTAGACTCTACGAAAGCATTCGTCAAACTGGGCAGTTTGGCCCTATTTCTCAATAAGTTGATCGATCTATTCAATTCTTCGTCCGTTATACTACCGTTTAACTCATATTTGGCTTCGGCAAAAATCAAGAGAACCTCAGAATAGCGCAAAACAGGGTAATCAGTTTCTTCTTGCCCTAAGCTAATGTCTTTTTTTTCTGTAGTAAACTTAATTAAAGTATAACCGGTACAGGTGTTTTCTCCAAAGTTAGCTTTGTGGATTCCTGTGCCCTCCCCAGGGTTTTCAGAATTATCAAAATCCCTACCTAACGCACCATAACTGTAATAACGAATACCTGGAATGGCCAAAGAGTTACGCATTCTATTATCACGGTTCTCAAACTCGGAGGTAAATGTTGACCTACCCTGAAACAAAGGTGATTTGTCAATAGGAAGCCCATCGGAGCACAAATAAAAATCCGCCATTTTTTTGGTTGGCGCATTCTCTTGTGTCACTCCGTGAGAATGGCCATTTGTAATGCCAAATTCAAAGGAATACTTTCTGGTAATGATAAATTCGTTTATATCGGATTTGTTGAGATTAAGAGGATTAGATTTGGCCACGGCATTATTATCTATTAAAAACAAGTACCTGTAACTGTCATCTCCGAGTTGGTCAAAAATTCCATAGGCACCACTATTGATGACATTATTGGCCGCATCGGCAGCTATTTTTAAATATTCCGCTGCATCTGAACCATTATTTCTAAATTTCTGCCAAGTACCCTCGAAAAGGGCCACTCTTGCCATAAATGACTCTGCTGCCTCGCTACTAATTCTCCCTTCTTCTTCATCTGCCAGGTTAGCTGCCGAAGGCAGCATGTTTATGGCTTCTTGAAGGTCTTCAAGCAATTGGGCCACAACCTCTTTTCTATCCGCTCTCTTTGCAAAGAGTTCTTCGGAATCAATGTCCAAAGGTTTCAAAATCAAAGGAACTCCCCCAAAATTCTTCAATAGCCTAAAATACAGATAGGCTCTAAAAAATTTAGCCTCTCCTACGTACTGCTGAATTTCAGAAACCTCCCCTTCATATTCTTGGGCTTTGGAAATTAAATTGTTGACACCCCTAATCTCATTGTATGTATTGTTCCAGACCGAGCTTTGCTCGGAGGGTATGTAACTACCGTCACTTACCGTATTATAAGTTTCACAAGATGTTACTATATCTGAATTGGCATCAGGTTCATTTGAATAGGTCTTTAACGAAAAATAGAAATTATTGGCGGCCAATTCAAAATCATTGGCATTTTTCCAAAAAGACACATCTGAAATACTATCTTCTGGTAACAATTCTAAATCATCGTTACAAGAAAGGGTGCCTAGTAAAAGCATAAAAAGGCCATATATTTTTATGCTTTTGTATGTATTATGTTTTTTCATTTTTATTCTCTTAAAAATTAATATCCACTCCTACAGTCACTCTTCTGGTGAACGGTATACCACCGGCCCAGTTATAAGGTCTTTCAGGATCTTTAGCCTTATCAGGAGCATTAATAAACTCAAATAGATCATCTCCACTAATAAAAGCTCTAATACTAGTAGCTCTCAATTGTTTGGATAGGTATTCGGGAAGTGTATATCCTAAGTTGATATTTTTTAACCTAATGAAACTGTTATTATACACTCTCCAATCAGCAAAGCGATAATTCCAATTAACAATACTGCCGTTAACACTAAGGGATGGTAATTCTTTCTCAGGTCTTAATTCTGAGTGGTAAGTATTATTATAGAAATAAGAATCTTGATTATGCCACCATTGATTAAAGGGTATTGAAGAGGTACCCATGCGAATCATATCATCTTTCAGCCATCCACTAAAATAAGCTGAGAAATCAAAATTTTTCCACATAAAACTCGTGTTGAAAAAGTAGTTGTACCGGGGATTATTGCTTCCCAAATACTTAACATCCGCCAAATTACCGCTATCATCATAGACACTAATTCTACCGTCGTTGTTCAAATCGGCAAATTTGACATCGCCGATTCTAAGACCTTGAGGTACACCATCTAATTGTTTATATGCCTCTAATTCTTCTTGGCTCGTCAATAGTTTTTCTCGGCTATACCCAAATAGTGAATTCATTGGATACCCCTCAACAGCTCCCATTCTACTAGCAGAAATCACATTTGATCCAGCTAAAGAGACAATCTTGTTCTTATTGTCACTTACCCCGACATCGAATTGATATTTAAATTCTTTATCATGGTTTTTATAGACCAAAGATGCTTCCCACCCGGTAGTTTCCAACTCACCGAAATTACTAGTAGGCGGTGTCGCTCCCAAAACCGACGGAAGGGTTATACCCACTAGCATATTTTTGTTCCGTTTTTTAAAATAATCGAACGAACCTGTAATCTTAGAATCGAACAAACCAAAGTCTACACCGAAATTTGTGGTCGATATTCGCTCCCATGTTCTGTTTTCACTTGCCAATGCTCCAAGTGAGGCTGCCAAATTTCTAGATTGGGTGGTACCAAAGGGATAAATACCACTATTTACATTTATTGATTGAATATAGTCGTACAAACCAATACTACTCTGGTTACCTACCACACCATAGGAAACCCTCAACTTAAGCCTATCTAAAGATTTGACGTCAAAAAATTTCTCTTCAGAGATGTTCCAACCTGCTGAAACTCCTCCGAAATTATCCCAACGATTGTCTTTTGTAAAGCGTGAACTTCCATCGCGTCTAGCAGTAATCTCTATAAGATATTTGGAATCAAAAGAGTAGTTCAATCTACCAAAAAAAGACCCTAAAGCCCAAGCATTAGCGGAACTATCATTATACTGCTCGTCAACATCACCCAATTGCAGCGATTGCAATTCTTCTGTTAGCAAGTCTCTTCTATAAGCTGAGAACCCATCAAATTCGCTCTTTTCGTAAGACCCACCTAATAAAACACTTACGTTATGAATCTGGTTGAAGCTTTCATTGTAATTGGCAAAAGCTGAATAATTTTGAAAAATTCTTTGATTATAACTCTTGCTCACCCGATTTCTATCAGGACTTCTCTTATTGACCTGCTCGCCAGTCCAATCATAATAGGTGATAATTTTGGTGATTCCGTCACTAAAATTCTTATCAACATTAATTCCTCCAATGACATTTATATCAAGATTGTGTAAAATATCGTAACTCAATTTCACCCTAGAATTCAATCTATTACTAACATCTTTTGTTCTTCCTCCCAATTCAAGCATTGATATGGGGTCTGTGGTGCCTCCAAACCCATAATTTTCTCCTTGTGAATTCAAGTAGGCCATATTTGGTAGCGTATACCAATACACATCGTTTCCTCCATGAAAAACGCTATTCAATAAAGTGGGACGATCTTTAACACCTCTTTCAATATAAAAAGACAAACCCAAGTTCAATTTATCGGAAAACTTCAGATTATTATTTAGTCTTATATTAAAGCGATTGTAACTGTTTTCGGCTGGTGCCTGTAAACCTTCGGTATCAATATAACCTAGAGAATAATTATAGGTATGCTTCTCAGACCCTCCTGATACGGTTAGGTTATGAATCTGACCCAACGCATAATCTTTCCACATCTCGTCTACAAAATTTCTATCTGCATATGTGAAATCGATAGCATCGAAAAAGGGTGAGGGACCAGTTCCCTCGGCACCGTTTAGCCAAAACTCTTCTCCTGCCTTATATCGATGATTTGAAATGCCGTCTAGCACACTGGCCTCATCGTACATTTGATAATATTGGGATTGAGTAGCCGGTTGCACCTCTCGACCGAGAAACTCAAAGGTTGACTTACCTGAATAGCTAATTTTAGGCTTTCCTAGTTTTCCATTTTTGGTAGTTACCAATATGACCCCTCCTGCAGCTCTAGCGCCGTAAAGCGAAGCAGCAGCAGCATCTTTTAATACAGAAAATTGGGCAATATCATTTTGGTTAAGTGAAGATAAAACGGATAAGTTATCATAGGGAACATCATCAATAATCAACAGAGGTTTCGTAGCATTTATACTTGAAGCACCTCTAATCTGTATATCTGCCCGTTCATCTCCGGGATCTCCCTGACCGCGTGACACCACTAATCCAGGAATTGCCCCCTGTAAGTTTACGATAAGGTTGGAACTTGACCTTTTTTGTATGGGTCCGACATCTACATTTTCAATAGCTCCTGTTAATGATTTTTTTCCTCTTGTTCCAAAACCCACTACCACTACCTCATCAAGGCCGGCAGCACTTTCCTCTAAGGTGATAGTCAAATTGGTTTGATTATTTAACGGTATTTCTTTCGATGCAAAACCGATATAGCTCACATCGAGAACAGCATTTTCATCGGCAACCGAAATGGAAAAATTTCCATCAAAATCGGTTTGGGTACCGTTGGTCGTGCCTTTTTCTACCACATTGGCGCCCATCAGAGGAATACCTTCCAAATCCGTTACCGTACCTCTGATTTCTGTTCTTTGAATTAGCGAAGGTATCCTAATACCGGAAATTGTATCTATAGACACTTCCTTTTGGCGAACCAAATAGACCCGTTTGCCGCTTAAATTGTAAGTGGTTTTGGTGCCTTTAAAAACTTGCTTCAAGACTTGAGCAATCCTCTCATTCTTTACATTTATAGAGACCGGACGGTCTAAATCAACATCTTCCAACTTGTATACAAATTGAAATTCCGATGTTGTTTCTATTTCGTCTATAAGCTCCCCTACCGTAGCTTTATTCAACTTTAATGTAATTTTCATCCGCTGTGAATAAGTATCATTGGCTTGCAAGGAAAAGAAAGCTACCAATATAAACAGCGTGCTGAGTTTCATCTTTAGATCATATTTAAATATAGGATATGAGCTTCTTGTACAATTAAGAAGTTTTTTCATACTTTTAAGGTGTTAAATGTGGTTATTTGTTTTAATCTAATCACAGGTATTGAATCGGGAAATGTTGGCGCATTTTCCGATTTTTTTATATTATATACCAGTGCAACTTTCTTGGTTTATTAGTCTTTGTTCATTGGCTATTATTTAAATTAAAGTTCAGTTAGATTATTTAATAAGAATTGTTCCTGGGCTTTTAACCGTATAATCAATTCCGTAATTCTCCTTTAATTCAGAAAGAACCTTTTCTATAGGCTCATTTCCAAAATTTGCGTTGAATTTCTTTTTAGAAAGATTCTCATTACGATTGACAATTGAAACGTTATAGTGTCTTTCTAACTTTTTTATGATACTCTC from Zobellia alginiliquefaciens includes:
- a CDS encoding GH116 family glycosyl-hydrolase, with amino-acid sequence MKHKILVLGVLFCCALCVRSQSTITKDQLELNSDKTPVVKNFPENFEAQLVERGEPLIYTKENSNNFEFIGMPIGGIGAGQLYLGGDGKLWFWDIFNTNYKKGQLKGEEAYEHPYKRSEEGEYGTHEVEQGFAVKVKRNGAKAIIKKLDRDHISDIQFKGQYPIGEVKYADNELPVTLSLEAFSPYLPLDVESSSFPATIFNFTITNESDHDLDVELGGWLENAVFIETRGSHTIELQNKIAKSSDKTLRLNCSSVIENESDTLVNKYDYGSMGLTLLEGGANSYAVSAIDVTRLDESLFVENGKLSASSKNNQKPLVGALIKKLTLKPEESKKVSFVLTWYFPNSQVAQIIDKKGKSYNNAFNDADEVATGIVSDFKRLSAKTKLWRDTWYDSTLPYWFLDRTFLNTSILASSTSHIFENGQFYGFEGGYQGLGTCTHVWSYVQAMGRLFPELEISLREHTDFSSFPDGGLFPSGVVNFRGRTKMGEGWGNGMAVDGQSGLVQRSLLTHQSSVDNQFLKNNYDGIKTVMNGLINANDDNHDGILSGPQHNTLDADWYGEITWLSLQYQSALRAMAVMAQEMKDEAYAQFCISLADKGKHFIENNLFNGEYFIQKGDPEHPHSPGVYNGCEYSQLYGQSWAYQLGLGQIIDSSKVTEALNSLWKFNFTTDVGPYREIKPAGRWYAMTGEGGFVACTWPNGGSEVLEKGNPRFAAYNNESQNGYEYALSHLMMSHEMPLRSLAHTWYMHNNRYHGSKRNPWCEVEWGIHYSRSMASYGVFIAATGFEYHGPKGYIGFAPKITPTDFKAPFTTAQGWGTFEQKIAKKEQQVQIGIKHGQVKLKMLAFEVPVNFGVAQAVLNVNGRELKNFEFNQSLDKVVVTLQDDILLEENQSLQIHFKNAN
- a CDS encoding RagB/SusD family nutrient uptake outer membrane protein is translated as MKKHNTYKSIKIYGLFMLLLGTLSCNDDLELLPEDSISDVSFWKNANDFELAANNFYFSLKTYSNEPDANSDIVTSCETYNTVSDGSYIPSEQSSVWNNTYNEIRGVNNLISKAQEYEGEVSEIQQYVGEAKFFRAYLYFRLLKNFGGVPLILKPLDIDSEELFAKRADRKEVVAQLLEDLQEAINMLPSAANLADEEEGRISSEAAESFMARVALFEGTWQKFRNNGSDAAEYLKIAADAANNVINSGAYGIFDQLGDDSYRYLFLIDNNAVAKSNPLNLNKSDINEFIITRKYSFEFGITNGHSHGVTQENAPTKKMADFYLCSDGLPIDKSPLFQGRSTFTSEFENRDNRMRNSLAIPGIRYYSYGALGRDFDNSENPGEGTGIHKANFGENTCTGYTLIKFTTEKKDISLGQEETDYPVLRYSEVLLIFAEAKYELNGSITDEELNRSINLLRNRAKLPSLTNAFVESNALDMREEIRRERTVELFMEGFRLEDLKRWKTAETELPKSLRGILYDNTAYADDPDYDKLERFDENGFYVWQFSANRRFEEKHYLFPLPTQQVELMGIEQNPGW
- a CDS encoding TonB-dependent receptor, yielding MKLSTLFILVAFFSLQANDTYSQRMKITLKLNKATVGELIDEIETTSEFQFVYKLEDVDLDRPVSINVKNERIAQVLKQVFKGTKTTYNLSGKRVYLVRQKEVSIDTISGIRIPSLIQRTEIRGTVTDLEGIPLMGANVVEKGTTNGTQTDFDGNFSISVADENAVLDVSYIGFASKEIPLNNQTNLTITLEESAAGLDEVVVVGFGTRGKKSLTGAIENVDVGPIQKRSSSNLIVNLQGAIPGLVVSRGQGDPGDERADIQIRGASSINATKPLLIIDDVPYDNLSVLSSLNQNDIAQFSVLKDAAAASLYGARAAGGVILVTTKNGKLGKPKISYSGKSTFEFLGREVQPATQSQYYQMYDEASVLDGISNHRYKAGEEFWLNGAEGTGPSPFFDAIDFTYADRNFVDEMWKDYALGQIHNLTVSGGSEKHTYNYSLGYIDTEGLQAPAENSYNRFNIRLNNNLKFSDKLNLGLSFYIERGVKDRPTLLNSVFHGGNDVYWYTLPNMAYLNSQGENYGFGGTTDPISMLELGGRTKDVSNRLNSRVKLSYDILHNLDINVIGGINVDKNFSDGITKIITYYDWTGEQVNKRSPDRNRVSKSYNQRIFQNYSAFANYNESFNQIHNVSVLLGGSYEKSEFDGFSAYRRDLLTEELQSLQLGDVDEQYNDSSANAWALGSFFGRLNYSFDSKYLIEITARRDGSSRFTKDNRWDNFGGVSAGWNISEEKFFDVKSLDRLKLRVSYGVVGNQSSIGLYDYIQSINVNSGIYPFGTTQSRNLAASLGALASENRTWERISTTNFGVDFGLFDSKITGSFDYFKKRNKNMLVGITLPSVLGATPPTSNFGELETTGWEASLVYKNHDKEFKYQFDVGVSDNKNKIVSLAGSNVISASRMGAVEGYPMNSLFGYSREKLLTSQEELEAYKQLDGVPQGLRIGDVKFADLNNDGRISVYDDSGNLADVKYLGSNNPRYNYFFNTSFMWKNFDFSAYFSGWLKDDMIRMGTSSIPFNQWWHNQDSYFYNNTYHSELRPEKELPSLSVNGSIVNWNYRFADWRVYNNSFIRLKNINLGYTLPEYLSKQLRATSIRAFISGDDLFEFINAPDKAKDPERPYNWAGGIPFTRRVTVGVDINF